One part of the Marinobacterium rhizophilum genome encodes these proteins:
- a CDS encoding Rieske (2Fe-2S) protein, whose protein sequence is MSENKIIACKTHEVAPGQQKIVQLDRFSVGVFNVDGEFHALLNVCPHKGAALCEGPVCGTTAATDGRDFTYCKDKALVRCAWHGWEFDIKSGEFLVDPSIKAKTFAVSVEGEDVVVHL, encoded by the coding sequence ATGTCTGAGAATAAAATCATCGCCTGCAAAACCCATGAAGTGGCTCCAGGGCAGCAGAAAATCGTTCAGCTGGATCGCTTCAGTGTGGGAGTGTTCAATGTCGATGGCGAATTTCATGCCCTGCTCAATGTCTGTCCGCACAAGGGCGCTGCCCTGTGTGAAGGTCCGGTGTGCGGCACGACCGCCGCAACGGACGGGCGGGATTTCACCTATTGCAAGGACAAGGCGCTGGTGCGCTGCGCCTGGCACGGGTGGGAGTTTGATATCAAGTCAGGAGAGTTCCTGGTCGATCCCAGCATCAAGGCCAAAACGTTCGCGGTCAGCGTTGAGGGCGAGGATGTAGTGGTGCATCTGTAG
- a CDS encoding hybrid-cluster NAD(P)-dependent oxidoreductase, which yields MNMPVAIEHAVQCQTGQKTVRCLRIVNETRDVKTFWFGLKAGETLAFKPGQFLSMTFVIDGADQTRCYSISSTPNQPRQFSVTVKRVPGGQVSNWLHDSLDVGTELRVGTPAGHFNCIDIRADKWLLLSGGSGITPGMSMVRWMLQAGDYQDLHFVHSARSPEDIIFHDELLGLDRQWPDFRLSVVCEQAGGEHGWGGYRGRLNAELLNLICPDFRTRRILCCGPAPYMQGVRELLETLGYPMQQYVEESFGGAMVPQAKAPQAEAPKPADQVSAPVAIHYARSQKQGQGSTEQSLLDIALASGIWIESACRNGICGSCKVRKLEGSVSMSGAMALDAGQISEGYVLACCAYPLEDMTLDL from the coding sequence ATGAATATGCCTGTTGCAATCGAGCATGCTGTGCAATGCCAGACCGGTCAGAAAACGGTCCGCTGCCTGAGAATCGTCAATGAGACTCGGGACGTAAAAACCTTCTGGTTCGGCCTGAAGGCAGGTGAAACACTGGCTTTCAAGCCCGGCCAGTTTCTGAGCATGACCTTTGTCATTGATGGCGCGGACCAAACCCGCTGCTACTCGATATCTTCCACGCCAAACCAGCCGCGCCAGTTTTCGGTTACGGTCAAGCGGGTGCCAGGCGGCCAGGTGTCCAACTGGTTGCACGACAGCCTGGACGTCGGCACAGAGCTCAGGGTCGGGACGCCCGCAGGTCACTTCAATTGCATCGATATCCGTGCGGACAAGTGGCTGCTGTTGTCAGGCGGCAGCGGTATTACGCCTGGCATGTCGATGGTGCGCTGGATGCTGCAGGCGGGCGATTACCAGGACCTGCATTTCGTCCATAGCGCCCGCAGTCCGGAGGATATTATTTTTCACGATGAACTCTTGGGTCTTGACCGGCAATGGCCCGACTTTCGGCTGTCCGTTGTGTGCGAGCAAGCCGGTGGCGAGCATGGCTGGGGGGGTTACCGGGGCCGGCTGAACGCCGAACTGCTGAATCTGATCTGCCCCGATTTTCGCACGCGCCGCATTCTGTGCTGTGGCCCGGCACCCTACATGCAAGGGGTGCGCGAACTGCTGGAAACACTGGGCTACCCGATGCAGCAATACGTTGAGGAGTCGTTCGGCGGCGCTATGGTTCCACAAGCAAAGGCGCCACAAGCAGAGGCGCCAAAGCCCGCTGATCAGGTCAGCGCACCGGTCGCCATTCACTACGCCCGTTCACAGAAACAGGGACAGGGCAGCACGGAACAATCGTTACTGGATATCGCGCTGGCCAGCGGGATCTGGATAGAGTCGGCCTGTCGCAACGGTATCTGTGGCAGCTGCAAGGTGCGCAAGCTTGAGGGCAGCGTCAGCATGTCGGGAGCCATGGCGCTGGATGCCGGACAGATCAGTGAGGGTTACGTTTTGGCCTGCTGTGCCTATCCGCTGGAGGATATGACGCTGGACCTGTAG
- a CDS encoding ABC transporter substrate-binding protein, whose translation MSSTRKPHRPVNASCVTRRQFLHSSVLGLGALLGGVARAEDSPAASILRIGFCGPFNGPAQDTGIEIRRGVLMALMDARADGEIPVLLAGRRHDIQPVWIDSASNPDAAVTAFEQAMDEGPLSLMVGGWHSDVALALMDAEAAREILHLGHLGEAQAIADRLNQDYARYRGWFKGWPSPGLLAARYGEPLQYLRDQGLWRPVNNRAAIVAEDSAYGRGWSEALSASLRASGFSVAAPDLTALDAADFTPLLRRYREQGISLVAMTTTGIQAGARFVRQFREQQLDALLLGHGLRWTRDWYAYTGSSSDYVISMDSAMPIALWQQWWVRRYRSLFSDMPSIAAAGLHYDYTRMAVRMLNATSSLALDDLIRTLYRSPYRGVWNRYQFSSKPHPRARSPNEVITGSFMEGFFFPLAQLHNGEAHVVWPPRYADQRFMVPATANP comes from the coding sequence CCGGCCGCCAGTATTCTGAGGATTGGCTTTTGTGGGCCTTTCAATGGGCCGGCGCAGGATACAGGGATCGAGATCCGTCGCGGTGTCCTGATGGCGCTGATGGATGCGCGTGCCGATGGCGAGATTCCGGTGCTGCTGGCCGGCCGCCGGCATGATATTCAGCCGGTATGGATTGATTCCGCCTCGAACCCTGACGCGGCCGTTACGGCATTCGAGCAAGCCATGGACGAGGGGCCGTTGAGCCTGATGGTTGGAGGCTGGCATTCCGATGTCGCCCTGGCGCTGATGGACGCTGAAGCGGCCCGCGAAATCCTGCACCTGGGGCACCTGGGGGAAGCCCAGGCCATCGCTGACCGGTTGAATCAGGATTACGCCAGGTACCGCGGCTGGTTCAAGGGCTGGCCCTCCCCAGGGCTGCTGGCGGCACGTTACGGAGAGCCCTTGCAGTACCTGCGCGACCAGGGCCTCTGGCGCCCGGTCAACAACCGGGCCGCCATCGTGGCCGAAGACAGTGCCTATGGCCGTGGCTGGAGCGAGGCGCTCAGTGCCAGCCTGCGAGCATCGGGCTTCAGTGTTGCAGCGCCGGACCTGACGGCGCTCGATGCAGCGGATTTCACCCCGCTGTTGCGGCGCTACCGCGAGCAGGGTATTTCCCTGGTGGCGATGACCACCACCGGTATCCAGGCGGGAGCGCGCTTTGTGCGCCAGTTTCGCGAACAGCAGCTGGATGCCCTGTTGCTGGGACATGGCTTGCGCTGGACACGGGACTGGTACGCCTATACCGGCAGCAGCTCGGACTACGTTATCTCCATGGACTCGGCCATGCCGATCGCGCTCTGGCAGCAGTGGTGGGTGCGTCGCTACCGCAGCCTGTTTAGCGATATGCCGAGCATCGCCGCGGCCGGGCTGCACTACGACTACACCCGCATGGCAGTTCGCATGCTCAACGCCACCTCGAGCCTGGCGCTGGACGACCTGATACGCACCCTCTACCGCAGTCCGTACCGTGGCGTCTGGAACCGCTACCAGTTTTCCAGCAAGCCGCATCCCCGTGCCCGCTCGCCCAACGAAGTCATTACCGGCAGTTTCATGGAAGGCTTTTTCTTCCCGCTGGCGCAGTTGCACAACGGAGAGGCGCACGTGGTCTGGCCACCGCGCTATGCCGACCAGCGTTTCATGGTACCGGCAACCGCAAACCCGTGA